In Bacteroidota bacterium, the following proteins share a genomic window:
- a CDS encoding beta-lactamase family protein yields MKKWIVILTMSAAITVAIGYCFRPGEESKHYNASVPLSLRPDRHAELLYHRLDTFFTNRSIQNGFSGSVLISMKGKPVYEKCFGWCDYRNKDLMHDTAAFQLASVSKNFTATALLWCIERNLLSVDDSLQKFFPELPYKGITVQQMLCHRSGLPNYLYFCSGKCNRGTYLTNADVIRIMAKEKPGAYAQPNKKFEYCNTNYLLLASIVEKVSGKRFHDFMKETFFNPLGMNHSFIYDFKDSADRKTAISYNTRWQIQPDDCFDGVVGDKGVYSTVEDMFKWDMAFYEGKLLSQQMLKEAYAPRSFEHPGNRNYGYGWRLMKKMDGEYLVYHNGWWHGNNTVFCRNIQDTTSIIILSNKFNRYVYNVRPIWEILYGAVDDTASFGEE; encoded by the coding sequence GTGAAAAAATGGATAGTCATCCTGACGATGTCGGCAGCAATTACAGTAGCCATAGGCTACTGTTTCAGGCCTGGAGAAGAATCAAAACATTATAATGCCTCTGTTCCTCTTTCATTACGACCGGATAGGCACGCTGAACTTCTTTATCATCGCCTTGACACTTTTTTTACCAACCGGAGTATCCAAAACGGGTTTAGCGGCAGTGTACTGATTTCGATGAAGGGGAAACCGGTCTATGAAAAATGTTTCGGCTGGTGTGATTATCGGAATAAGGATTTAATGCATGACACCGCCGCCTTTCAATTAGCCTCTGTTTCAAAAAACTTTACTGCCACTGCCCTTCTCTGGTGTATTGAGCGCAATTTGTTGTCGGTGGACGATTCCCTTCAAAAGTTTTTTCCCGAACTGCCTTATAAAGGTATCACGGTGCAACAAATGCTTTGCCACCGTTCGGGCTTGCCCAACTATCTTTATTTTTGCTCCGGGAAATGTAACCGCGGAACCTACCTGACTAATGCAGATGTCATCCGCATTATGGCTAAAGAAAAGCCGGGAGCCTACGCGCAACCCAATAAGAAATTTGAATACTGCAACACGAATTATCTGTTACTGGCTTCTATTGTAGAAAAGGTGAGCGGCAAGAGATTTCATGACTTTATGAAAGAGACATTTTTCAATCCTCTGGGAATGAACCACAGTTTTATCTATGATTTTAAGGACAGTGCAGACCGCAAAACCGCCATCAGTTACAATACACGATGGCAGATTCAACCGGATGACTGCTTTGACGGGGTTGTAGGCGACAAAGGCGTTTATTCCACCGTCGAGGATATGTTCAAGTGGGATATGGCTTTTTATGAGGGCAAGTTATTGTCGCAACAAATGTTGAAGGAGGCTTATGCGCCACGAAGTTTCGAGCATCCGGGCAATCGCAACTATGGGTATGGATGGCGCCTGATGAAAAAAATGGATGGAGAATATCTGGTTTATCACAATGGCTGGTGGCATGGCAACAACACCGTTTTTTGCCGCAACATTCAGGACACTACTTCTATCATTATTCTATCAAACAAGTTCAATCGCTACGTTTATAATGTTCGCCCAATATGGGAAATCTTGTATGGAGCCGTGGATGATACCGCGTCATTCGGTGAGGAGTGA
- a CDS encoding glycosyltransferase, whose product MNPILIAAIVFSVLYFLLIGYFLVGWLRLKSAKDDAQMPDESLPFVSIVLPVRNESEYIAESIQSILNQNYPQNLFEIIVVDDYSTDPTLRLAREFEKPNVLIFDLQQYLGNPGEYTANKKKAISLGIKNAKGEVIITTDGDCMRGENWLCSMVGYYLAHSFKLVTGPVMVKPARTPFACFQQLDVITLLGITGGSIRNKAPLMCNGSNLLYAKQTFLDIEGFKGNNECRP is encoded by the coding sequence ATGAACCCGATCCTCATCGCCGCCATTGTTTTTTCTGTCCTGTATTTTCTATTGATAGGCTACTTTTTGGTGGGCTGGCTAAGATTAAAGTCGGCTAAAGATGATGCACAAATGCCGGATGAGTCACTTCCATTTGTCAGCATCGTGCTTCCTGTCAGAAATGAATCGGAATATATTGCTGAAAGCATTCAATCCATCTTAAATCAGAATTACCCACAAAATCTTTTTGAAATAATTGTGGTGGATGATTATTCCACCGACCCTACTTTGCGGCTTGCCAGAGAGTTTGAAAAACCAAACGTACTGATATTTGATTTACAGCAATACCTAGGCAATCCGGGCGAATATACGGCGAACAAGAAAAAGGCTATCTCCCTAGGAATTAAAAATGCCAAAGGGGAAGTGATTATTACGACGGATGGCGATTGTATGCGCGGTGAAAACTGGTTGTGCTCAATGGTTGGATATTATTTGGCACATTCCTTCAAACTTGTGACGGGGCCAGTGATGGTCAAACCCGCTCGGACTCCATTTGCCTGCTTTCAGCAATTGGATGTGATAACGCTGTTAGGGATTACCGGAGGATCTATCCGCAACAAAGCACCGCTGATGTGCAACGGCTCTAACCTCCTGTATGCCAAACAAACTTTTTTAGACATAGAAGGATTTAAAGGAAACAATGAGTGCCGACCGTGA
- a CDS encoding ABC transporter permease, which yields MADSISSVSLNAKAWRRLKRNWSAMFGLFVITLSIILAFLVYVVSPDSSPSGNEQILQLATHPPGFSIQILKKKKTRALSGGFASGLVNGFEPDYLPIPITAFHLEKDSLQFTEYRGKSFRAEVRKLSYADILGEEAKDKTSAERQDLVEKQQIEWRTFWLGTDKFGRDILSRLIIGVRVSLSVGLISVFISLFIGVVLGAWAGYFKGWADDVIMWLINVFWSIPTLLLAMGLYISAGSLVENKLVMIFIAVGFTMWVETARIVRGQFLSIRELEYVTAARSLGFGDSRIIFKHILPNITGPIIVVACANFASAILVESGLSYIGLGIQPPAPSWGSMLNEYKDFIDTDKAYLALFPGAAIMLMVLAFNLLGNGLRDALDVKGKMG from the coding sequence GTGGCAGATTCTATCTCCAGCGTCTCACTGAATGCCAAAGCTTGGCGGCGATTGAAAAGAAATTGGAGCGCCATGTTCGGGCTTTTTGTTATCACGCTTTCCATCATCCTCGCTTTCTTGGTCTATGTGGTTTCGCCAGACAGCTCCCCATCGGGCAATGAGCAGATTCTTCAACTGGCTACTCATCCACCGGGCTTTTCTATCCAAATTTTGAAAAAGAAAAAAACTAGAGCTTTGTCGGGCGGCTTCGCCTCGGGATTGGTCAACGGCTTTGAACCGGATTATTTGCCCATTCCTATCACGGCATTCCATCTTGAAAAAGACTCTCTTCAATTTACCGAATACAGGGGAAAATCCTTCCGTGCAGAAGTTCGGAAGTTATCTTACGCAGATATTCTGGGAGAAGAGGCGAAGGACAAGACCTCGGCTGAAAGACAAGACTTAGTCGAGAAACAGCAGATTGAATGGCGAACGTTTTGGCTCGGCACCGATAAATTTGGCCGCGACATTCTTTCCCGTTTGATTATCGGAGTGCGTGTTTCGCTTTCGGTGGGTTTGATTTCCGTTTTCATCTCACTCTTCATCGGGGTTGTGTTAGGAGCCTGGGCCGGCTATTTCAAAGGGTGGGCAGATGATGTTATTATGTGGCTCATCAATGTTTTCTGGAGCATACCCACTTTACTTTTAGCGATGGGGCTATACATCAGCGCCGGTAGTTTGGTAGAAAATAAGCTCGTGATGATATTCATTGCCGTTGGTTTTACAATGTGGGTAGAAACGGCGCGAATTGTTCGGGGGCAGTTTCTATCTATCCGCGAACTGGAGTATGTAACCGCTGCCCGAAGTTTGGGCTTTGGCGACAGCCGGATTATTTTCAAACATATTCTCCCAAACATTACCGGACCGATTATTGTAGTGGCTTGCGCCAACTTCGCCAGTGCTATTCTGGTAGAAAGCGGCTTGAGCTACATCGGCCTCGGCATCCAGCCTCCTGCACCCAGTTGGGGCAGTATGCTCAATGAATACAAAGATTTTATTGATACCGACAAAGCCTATCTGGCGCTCTTTCCCGGTGCGGCAATCATGCTGATGGTGCTCGCTTTTAACCTCTTAGGTAATGGATTGAGAGATGCCTTGGATGTGAAGGGCAAGATGGGGTGA
- a CDS encoding tryptophanase, with product MKKQRTLAEPFKIKMIEPLRMTTPEYRLGVLKNAGYNPFLIRSEDVYIDLLTDSGTSAMSDHQWSAMMRGDESYAGAHSWVELEKVVKELTGMPYILPTHQGRAAERILYGILGGKDKVFISNTHFDTTRANIEFTGAQAIDCIADESQGLHPELPFKGNLDIEQAREIILQSGKENIGAIILTVTNNSAGGQPVSMQNAREVKSLCDEFGILFVIDGCRIAENSYFVKHREAGYENQTYKEIAQKMLGLADAFIMSAKKDGLVNMGGLLTLKDSKLAERCTNLLIISEGFATYGGLSGRDMEAMAVGLEEVFDADYLHYRIKSTEYLGKHLHEKGVPVIRPYGGHAIYIDAKKFYPHIPVHQFPGQALVCDLYMHGGIRCVEVGSVMFGKYDEAGNHIAPNSELVRLAIPRRVYTQSHIDYVLDVFDDVIEDKSRSTGLKFTYEPPFLRHFTAKFQRLDELTKTN from the coding sequence ATGAAAAAGCAAAGAACTCTTGCCGAGCCTTTTAAAATAAAGATGATAGAGCCTTTGCGGATGACTACTCCTGAATACCGATTGGGGGTTTTGAAAAATGCCGGTTACAATCCGTTTCTGATTCGAAGCGAAGATGTCTATATTGATTTGCTCACCGACAGCGGCACCTCCGCCATGAGCGACCATCAGTGGTCGGCCATGATGAGGGGAGATGAAAGCTATGCTGGGGCGCACAGTTGGGTGGAGTTGGAAAAAGTAGTCAAAGAACTGACCGGCATGCCTTATATTTTACCTACTCACCAAGGTCGTGCAGCCGAGCGTATTTTATATGGGATATTGGGAGGTAAGGACAAAGTATTTATCAGCAATACGCATTTTGATACCACCCGGGCTAATATTGAATTTACCGGTGCTCAGGCTATTGACTGCATCGCAGATGAATCTCAGGGCTTACATCCCGAACTTCCTTTCAAAGGAAATTTAGACATCGAGCAGGCGAGAGAAATAATCTTGCAGTCGGGCAAAGAAAATATTGGCGCTATTATCCTGACCGTCACCAACAATTCGGCGGGTGGCCAGCCTGTAAGCATGCAGAATGCAAGAGAAGTGAAATCTCTCTGTGATGAATTTGGGATTCTTTTTGTCATTGACGGCTGCCGCATTGCAGAAAACAGCTACTTCGTGAAGCATCGCGAAGCCGGTTACGAAAACCAAACCTATAAAGAGATTGCGCAGAAAATGCTCGGATTGGCAGATGCCTTTATTATGAGTGCCAAAAAGGATGGGTTGGTCAACATGGGCGGCCTCCTGACCTTAAAAGATTCAAAGCTGGCCGAACGTTGCACCAATTTGCTCATTATCTCTGAAGGCTTTGCCACTTATGGCGGCCTATCCGGTCGAGACATGGAAGCTATGGCGGTTGGATTGGAAGAAGTGTTTGATGCGGACTACCTACATTATCGAATCAAAAGCACCGAATATCTGGGCAAGCATTTGCACGAGAAAGGTGTTCCCGTCATTCGCCCTTATGGAGGCCATGCAATTTATATTGATGCAAAGAAATTCTACCCGCATATTCCGGTACACCAATTTCCGGGACAAGCCCTTGTTTGCGATTTATATATGCATGGGGGCATCCGCTGCGTAGAAGTGGGATCAGTCATGTTTGGCAAATATGATGAAGCCGGGAATCACATAGCTCCGAATAGTGAACTAGTGCGCTTGGCTATTCCGCGACGCGTTTATACACAAAGCCACATAGATTATGTATTGGATGTTTTTGATGACGTGATAGAGGACAAATCCCGGTCCACCGGTTTAAAATTTACTTATGAACCGCCTTTCCTGCGCCATTTCACAGCCAAATTTCAACGGTTGGATGAATTGACAAAGACGAATTGA
- a CDS encoding tyrosine phenol-lyase, producing MEKQKSITKRSWAEPYKMKMVELLKMTTRAQRAKAIKEAGYNTFLLKSQDVYIDLLTDSGTSAMSDHQWAGMMMGDESYAGSRNFYKLEKTIQNAYGYKYIIPTHQGRGAENILSKVLIKKGDIIPGNMYFTTTRLHQELAGGTFVDVIIDEAHDPVNEHPFKGNVDLNKLETVVKKYGAKRIPYISVATNVNLAGGQPISMKNLKELRAFTKIHKIKIIQDMTRVAENAYFIQQREKGYANKSIRAIVKEICSYTDGATMSAKKDALVNIGGFLAINDWETFEEARNLVVVYEGLHTYGGLAGRDMEAMSIGIEESLSDNHIRARVGQVEYLGAKMIEYGIPIVKPIGGHGIFVDAKKFLPHLKQEQFPAQTLAAEIYLDSGVRTMERGIVSAGRKADGKNYNPELELVRFTLPRRVYTQAHMDVIAESAYSVYQQRNKIKGLKMTYEPKYLRFFQAKFEKLK from the coding sequence ATGGAAAAACAAAAAAGTATCACGAAGCGTTCATGGGCCGAGCCATATAAAATGAAAATGGTAGAGCTTCTTAAAATGACCACCCGAGCTCAACGAGCCAAAGCGATCAAAGAAGCGGGCTATAATACCTTTCTCTTAAAGTCACAAGATGTTTACATTGATCTGCTGACCGATAGCGGCACATCAGCTATGAGCGATCATCAATGGGCGGGCATGATGATGGGAGATGAATCATACGCCGGAAGTAGAAATTTTTATAAACTGGAGAAAACAATTCAAAACGCCTACGGGTACAAATACATCATCCCCACGCACCAGGGAAGAGGCGCCGAAAACATTCTGTCTAAAGTGTTGATTAAGAAAGGCGACATTATCCCCGGCAATATGTATTTCACTACCACCCGTTTGCATCAGGAGTTGGCGGGAGGTACTTTTGTTGATGTCATTATTGATGAAGCACATGATCCGGTGAACGAACATCCCTTTAAAGGGAATGTTGATTTGAATAAACTGGAGACCGTTGTTAAAAAATATGGAGCAAAACGCATCCCATATATTTCGGTTGCTACCAACGTAAATCTTGCCGGTGGACAGCCCATCAGCATGAAGAACTTGAAAGAATTGCGCGCTTTTACCAAAATTCATAAAATCAAAATCATTCAGGACATGACGCGGGTAGCGGAAAACGCCTACTTCATTCAACAGAGAGAGAAAGGATATGCCAACAAGTCCATCCGAGCGATTGTAAAAGAAATATGTTCTTACACCGATGGTGCTACTATGAGCGCCAAGAAAGATGCTCTGGTAAACATCGGGGGCTTTCTTGCGATTAACGATTGGGAAACATTTGAGGAAGCGAGAAACCTGGTAGTGGTTTATGAAGGACTTCATACGTATGGTGGTTTAGCAGGGAGAGACATGGAGGCCATGTCCATTGGAATCGAAGAAAGTTTGTCAGACAATCATATCCGCGCTCGAGTAGGGCAAGTTGAATATCTCGGAGCAAAAATGATAGAATATGGAATTCCTATTGTGAAACCCATCGGCGGACACGGCATATTTGTGGATGCAAAAAAATTCTTGCCACATTTGAAACAGGAACAATTTCCGGCACAAACCCTCGCGGCTGAAATATATTTGGACTCTGGCGTGAGAACGATGGAGCGTGGAATTGTTTCGGCGGGTAGAAAAGCAGACGGCAAAAACTATAATCCGGAGCTAGAGTTAGTGCGGTTTACGCTTCCACGGCGTGTGTACACTCAGGCGCACATGGACGTGATTGCAGAGTCGGCCTATTCGGTCTATCAACAGAGAAATAAAATCAAAGGACTCAAGATGACCTACGAGCCTAAATATCTTCGATTCTTTCAGGCGAAATTTGAAAAACTAAAATAA
- the nadB gene encoding L-aspartate oxidase yields MTLPKFDIAIVGSGIAGLFYAIRCAGDGLCDLAAVTLLAKNARNSILELEQLNVKFNKTSEGTFDLHREGGHSHSRVVHSNDATGKEVENSLVKIVRNHPNITILEHHFATNLIINDQVVQGINVLDISKNCTFNISSKITMLATGGGAQVYLHNSNPPLATGDGFAMAYRAGVLIKDMEFVQFHPTIFYGKDSEAFLITEALRGFGAELKLRDGRTFMEKYHPMKSLAPRDIVSRAIISEMSQTSDSSVFLDLRNLNQSELKIHFPNIYARCVKEGLDLSKDMIPVAPAAHYFCGGIQTDLSGRTSAKNLYACGECSCTGVHGANRLASNSLLEGLVFAEEAALDTAKFLPTIKQPEIDLKLVHQKPYDEPNKLSSKKKRLQNLMWTDAGIIREGTSLNNCLEELNKLKIGMAEDTKEDGLSKDFMELSNMIETSLLIVQSAILRKESRGCHYRSDYPDKNPCLTHTLMEEAPKRTECIV; encoded by the coding sequence ATGACCTTACCAAAATTTGACATTGCCATTGTCGGCAGCGGGATTGCCGGGCTATTTTATGCCATACGCTGTGCAGGTGACGGACTTTGCGACCTTGCGGCAGTAACTCTATTAGCAAAAAATGCACGGAATAGTATCCTTGAACTCGAACAGCTAAATGTAAAATTCAACAAAACAAGTGAAGGCACCTTTGATCTGCACCGCGAGGGAGGGCACAGTCATTCAAGAGTGGTACACAGCAATGATGCCACCGGTAAGGAGGTGGAGAACTCGTTGGTGAAAATTGTCCGAAACCATCCTAACATAACGATTCTGGAACATCATTTTGCCACGAATCTTATCATTAATGATCAGGTAGTTCAAGGAATCAATGTTTTAGATATTTCAAAGAACTGCACCTTTAATATCTCTTCTAAAATAACGATGCTAGCTACCGGGGGAGGGGCTCAGGTTTATTTGCATAATTCAAATCCGCCACTGGCTACCGGCGACGGTTTTGCGATGGCTTATCGAGCCGGAGTGCTGATTAAGGATATGGAGTTTGTTCAATTTCATCCTACGATATTTTATGGAAAAGATTCAGAGGCCTTTCTAATTACGGAAGCGCTCCGGGGCTTTGGAGCCGAATTGAAACTGCGGGACGGGAGGACGTTCATGGAAAAATATCATCCGATGAAATCGCTGGCGCCACGGGATATTGTTTCAAGAGCTATTATTAGCGAAATGAGTCAGACATCAGATTCCTCTGTTTTTCTCGACCTGAGAAATCTGAACCAGAGCGAACTGAAGATTCATTTCCCAAATATTTATGCCCGATGCGTCAAAGAAGGCCTTGACCTTTCAAAAGATATGATTCCGGTGGCTCCCGCAGCACATTATTTTTGCGGAGGTATTCAAACGGATCTGAGCGGAAGAACATCTGCAAAGAATCTGTATGCCTGTGGCGAATGCTCCTGCACAGGGGTTCACGGGGCCAACCGTTTGGCAAGCAATTCGTTGCTCGAAGGGCTGGTATTTGCGGAAGAGGCTGCCTTGGATACGGCTAAATTTCTTCCGACAATAAAGCAACCGGAAATTGATTTAAAATTAGTCCATCAGAAACCTTATGATGAACCCAACAAATTGAGTTCAAAGAAGAAGCGCTTACAAAATTTGATGTGGACTGATGCCGGAATTATTCGGGAAGGAACGTCACTGAATAACTGCTTAGAGGAATTGAATAAACTAAAGATTGGCATGGCCGAAGACACGAAAGAAGATGGCCTCTCTAAAGATTTCATGGAATTGAGCAACATGATTGAAACCTCTCTCCTGATTGTTCAATCGGCCATCCTGCGAAAAGAAAGTCGGGGATGCCACTATCGAAGCGATTATCCGGATAAAAACCCCTGTCTGACTCATACTCTGATGGAGGAGGCGCCGAAGCGGACAGAATGTATTGTGTAA
- a CDS encoding quinolinate synthase NadA: protein MGLMKNTEIENMVSEIRKLKRIKNAVVLAHYYMSPELQVLEKDGGIMQAENIIFCGVKFMAETAKILNGKKHVLLPNQEAGCSLASSITANDILELKKTYPGVPVIAYVNTYAETKAECDICCTSRNALAIAKSFDAQRLIFVPDVYMGQNLRQRIEEETGKELILWHGTCEVHEQFTGLSMEGMKLSHPEAEVLMHWEVPKETVDTSFHQTKGVLGSTNDILRYVGESHAKQFILASECDLGATLKGMYPDKEFITPCIKCPYMKKISLTNTLQALKAIGTPDQANYEIILPDDVMEKAYTPIKRMLDFV from the coding sequence ATGGGTTTGATGAAAAATACGGAGATCGAAAATATGGTCTCGGAAATACGTAAGCTGAAACGCATTAAAAATGCAGTAGTGTTGGCGCACTACTATATGTCGCCCGAACTTCAAGTCTTAGAGAAAGATGGTGGTATAATGCAAGCGGAGAATATTATTTTTTGTGGGGTGAAATTTATGGCCGAGACCGCAAAGATATTGAACGGCAAAAAGCATGTCCTCCTCCCCAACCAAGAAGCAGGCTGCTCGCTCGCATCGAGTATTACCGCAAATGATATTCTCGAATTAAAGAAAACTTACCCGGGCGTTCCGGTGATAGCGTATGTCAATACCTATGCAGAAACCAAAGCCGAGTGTGATATCTGTTGCACTTCGCGAAACGCCCTTGCTATAGCTAAATCGTTTGATGCGCAGCGACTGATCTTTGTGCCGGATGTCTATATGGGGCAAAATCTTCGTCAAAGAATTGAGGAGGAAACAGGAAAGGAATTAATTCTTTGGCATGGCACCTGTGAAGTCCATGAACAGTTTACCGGTCTTTCGATGGAGGGCATGAAGTTGAGCCATCCCGAAGCGGAGGTGTTGATGCATTGGGAGGTGCCCAAAGAAACGGTGGACACTTCTTTTCATCAAACGAAAGGTGTATTGGGCAGCACCAACGACATCTTGCGATATGTGGGCGAGAGCCATGCAAAACAATTCATATTGGCCTCTGAATGTGATTTAGGCGCTACTTTAAAAGGGATGTATCCGGATAAAGAATTTATCACGCCCTGCATTAAATGTCCGTATATGAAGAAGATTTCTCTGACTAATACCTTACAAGCGTTGAAAGCTATTGGAACTCCCGATCAAGCAAATTATGAAATCATTCTGCCGGATGATGTGATGGAGAAAGCATATACCCCTATTAAACGGATGCTTGATTTTGTATGA
- a CDS encoding U32 family peptidase encodes MSQLKKKNINDLPVKDRPTRFSVACNFDPELIDKIAPYPVYEVYGKLPSDYFGGGRPSFYLPNVDRQEMKRYVDHTHSKGIEFNYLLNSSSMDNIEFTTEGQRELRKLLDWLTEVGVDSITVSNLFFLRAIKQNYPHFRVRISAHRETDNARKVRFWEDNGADCVVISETTIHREMKILRSMREAVNIDLSLIVNNWCRQDCAIASNHAVLLSNASRNKGNKFPLDYCSIYCNAYRLEEPVNYIRANWIRPEDLHYYTEMGYTNFKIVERNTPTELLAMRVRAYDKQHYDGNLLDLVQNYAYPASVFKSKHEKDSFSVKRMMKHFLKPGQVNLLRFPQIVDYGKKTSMVYPRQDDNPVYINNRGLDGFMKRFETLGCEEIDCEACRYCHQWAEKTVHIDAEWRGAMTEKYDTLLNDLHSGSLWESYFSTIKRKVFGKEKAGNGAAKRSLGGAALPSIVQRKYRNKSVAPVNPTCANPKPSGAVSIGNKGLTPEQAVPENK; translated from the coding sequence ATGAGCCAACTCAAAAAGAAAAACATCAATGATCTGCCGGTCAAAGATCGCCCTACCCGGTTTTCAGTAGCCTGCAATTTTGACCCCGAACTGATTGATAAAATCGCCCCCTATCCTGTATATGAGGTGTATGGCAAATTGCCTTCAGATTACTTTGGCGGTGGAAGGCCCTCCTTTTATCTGCCGAATGTGGATAGGCAGGAAATGAAAAGATATGTGGACCATACCCACAGCAAGGGGATAGAATTCAATTACTTGTTGAATTCATCCAGTATGGATAATATTGAATTCACTACAGAGGGGCAAAGAGAATTGCGCAAACTGTTAGACTGGCTGACAGAGGTGGGGGTGGATAGCATCACGGTGTCAAACCTTTTCTTCCTACGGGCTATCAAGCAGAACTATCCTCATTTCCGGGTGCGGATTTCGGCACACCGCGAAACAGACAATGCACGCAAAGTAAGATTCTGGGAAGATAATGGAGCCGACTGTGTGGTCATCTCTGAAACCACGATACATCGGGAGATGAAAATCCTTCGCTCCATGCGCGAAGCGGTCAATATTGATTTATCGTTGATTGTAAACAACTGGTGTCGTCAAGATTGCGCCATTGCTTCCAACCATGCGGTGTTGCTGTCTAATGCATCCAGAAACAAAGGCAACAAATTTCCGCTGGATTATTGTTCTATCTATTGCAATGCCTATCGCTTAGAAGAACCGGTGAACTATATCCGCGCCAACTGGATTCGCCCGGAAGACCTTCATTACTATACAGAAATGGGTTATACCAATTTCAAAATTGTAGAACGGAACACGCCTACCGAATTGCTCGCAATGCGGGTGCGGGCTTATGATAAGCAACACTATGACGGCAACTTGCTTGACTTGGTACAAAACTATGCCTATCCGGCTTCCGTATTCAAATCCAAACATGAGAAGGATAGTTTTTCTGTCAAGCGTATGATGAAGCACTTCCTGAAACCAGGGCAAGTAAACCTGCTTCGCTTTCCACAAATCGTAGATTATGGAAAGAAAACTTCGATGGTTTATCCGCGTCAAGACGACAATCCGGTTTACATTAACAACCGTGGTTTAGATGGATTTATGAAGCGTTTTGAAACGCTGGGTTGCGAAGAAATAGACTGCGAAGCATGTCGCTATTGTCACCAGTGGGCCGAAAAAACAGTTCATATAGATGCGGAATGGAGAGGAGCGATGACTGAGAAATATGATACCTTATTAAACGATCTTCACTCAGGCTCTCTTTGGGAATCTTACTTCAGCACAATCAAGAGAAAAGTTTTTGGCAAAGAGAAAGCAGGAAATGGCGCAGCGAAGCGCTCTTTAGGCGGTGCCGCTTTACCAAGTATCGTTCAAAGAAAGTATCGGAATAAATCGGTAGCTCCCGTAAATCCTACCTGTGCTAATCCGAAGCCATCGGGTGCAGTAAGTATTGGAAACAAGGGATTGACACCGGAGCAAGCCGTTCCTGAAAATAAATAG
- a CDS encoding bifunctional 3-deoxy-7-phosphoheptulonate synthase/chorismate mutase type II has protein sequence MARSNKILFKRRNGGKPLLIAGPCSAESEVQMLETAKGLQSSSVTLFRAGIWKPRTRPGNFEGVGLKGLHWMNEVQNKYGLRVVTEVANTAHVEACLELGIDALWIGARTSANPFSVQEIANAIRGTGIPVLIKNPVNPDIGLWIGAIERILSAGSTDIAVVHRGFSSHTKGKFRNAPLWEIPIEMKRVMPEVPILCDPSHISGNRKYLAEVSQKAMDLSFDGLMIESHIHPEEALSDSEQQLTPKATKSLIKNLVLRKTVTDNVIVNSALKELRNYIDELDDELMQIVSQRMSIVAQIAAYKKENNLSILQEKRWAQILFSRQKRAEELGLSAELFMKIFEQVHQESILIQTGILNEQNTHKTIMSSEKVL, from the coding sequence ATGGCGCGCAGCAATAAAATTCTGTTCAAAAGAAGGAACGGAGGAAAGCCCTTGCTTATTGCCGGTCCATGCAGTGCAGAGTCGGAGGTGCAGATGTTGGAAACAGCAAAGGGCCTCCAATCTTCATCGGTTACTTTGTTTCGCGCAGGAATCTGGAAGCCGCGAACGCGACCGGGAAATTTTGAAGGGGTCGGCCTCAAGGGGCTGCACTGGATGAATGAAGTGCAGAACAAATATGGTCTTCGCGTGGTGACCGAGGTGGCCAATACCGCACACGTAGAAGCCTGTCTGGAATTAGGAATTGATGCGCTTTGGATTGGTGCGCGAACGAGCGCCAACCCCTTTTCGGTGCAGGAAATAGCCAACGCGATTCGTGGAACCGGTATTCCGGTGCTAATAAAAAACCCGGTCAATCCCGACATTGGACTTTGGATAGGAGCGATAGAAAGAATTTTGTCTGCCGGCAGCACGGATATTGCCGTCGTCCATCGTGGGTTTTCGTCGCACACAAAAGGTAAGTTTCGCAACGCTCCATTATGGGAAATTCCGATAGAGATGAAGCGCGTGATGCCCGAAGTTCCAATTCTTTGCGACCCCAGTCATATTTCGGGCAACCGGAAATATCTGGCAGAGGTGTCGCAAAAGGCGATGGATCTGAGTTTTGATGGCTTGATGATTGAAAGTCATATCCACCCCGAAGAAGCGCTGAGCGACTCGGAGCAACAGCTCACTCCAAAAGCAACTAAGTCACTCATCAAAAACTTGGTTTTGCGCAAGACAGTTACCGACAATGTCATTGTGAATAGTGCGCTCAAAGAGTTGCGGAACTACATTGATGAGTTGGATGATGAACTGATGCAGATTGTTAGCCAAAGGATGAGCATAGTGGCGCAGATAGCCGCTTATAAAAAAGAAAACAATCTCTCTATACTTCAAGAAAAGAGATGGGCGCAGATATTGTTTTCAAGACAAAAGCGCGCAGAGGAACTGGGGCTTTCGGCAGAACTGTTTATGAAAATATTTGAGCAGGTGCACCAAGAGTCTATCCTAATCCAAACAGGCATTTTGAACGAGCAGAATACTCATAAAACAATAATGAGTAGCGAAAAGGTATTGTAA